Part of the Aquimarina sp. MAR_2010_214 genome is shown below.
ACAATCCTTCTTGAAAAGGTAAAAGAAGAAGTTTTAAAAGCATTTAAATCTAAAAAAGGAAATAAAATTTCAGAGAAGAATCTTGTTACTGAGATACAGAAAATTGTAAAAGAACAAATAGATAAGAAAACTTTAGCTCATTTGGTAGGGATCATAATAAAAGAAAGTATCAGAGTGCAGCAAATACACCTTGAAACAATAACCAAAGAGATAGTATCCATAACATCCGCTATGATTTCAAAAAAACTAGATTTTTCAGAGATTAAAGAGATGAAAACACTTACAAAAGATTTGCACACTGATAAACAACAAGAAGAAATACAAATAGATACTGGAGAATACGAAAGCGAAGTATATATCAAAAATGCTGGCTTGGTACTGGTTCATCCATATTTGAATTTATTCTTTGAAGCTGCAAAAATGACTGATGATAAGGGAAATATAAAACCAGATGAAAGAGAGAAAGCAGTTCATCTACTTCATTATTTGGCAACAAAAGATGAAAACCCATCAGAAAGTAGTTTGGTATTCGAAAAGTTTTTATGTGGTTTTCCTATTCATAAACCGATTCAGAGAACGGTTAAACTATCCAAAAACTTAAAAAAAGAAGCGGAGGATTTATTGAATTCAGTATTAAAATATTGGGGTGCACTTAAAAATACTTCTCCAGATGGATTAAGAGAAGGATTCATAAAACGAGAGGGGAAATTGGTCTTAGGGGATGAATCCAAGTATAGAGTGATTGTAGAGAAAAAAACACAGGATATCCTGTTAGAAAAATTACCGTGGAATCACACATTGATTAGACTTCCATGGATTGATAAATTAGTCTTTGTAGAATGGTAAGGTGTTTATACATACGCTAATTCACAGGCAATTATAAAAAATAGGTA
Proteins encoded:
- a CDS encoding contractile injection system tape measure protein, translated to MNTPKHIINKILFEVNTSDTKIAYYLKDNLDTFIKQSMLPVMESCFNSISENKNHNLRFDKLELNIDSVNVKDQVQLQLDILKSLQKQLLITQKSEEGKTSDSSFSIVNKEKNDVDTFFHFLKTGQHPWWNSNMDLFSTEFIANLVSNKSFKTKLKKTVQNKTVRQRLIYQFEDKLLSQILGKKGASKNISDNISRNQYWEVITKYVMDENITSLKKGLGNLFLKVRSEEVEKDRISNEFLSLELKKLSNSISIKTILLEKVKEEVLKAFKSKKGNKISEKNLVTEIQKIVKEQIDKKTLAHLVGIIIKESIRVQQIHLETITKEIVSITSAMISKKLDFSEIKEMKTLTKDLHTDKQQEEIQIDTGEYESEVYIKNAGLVLVHPYLNLFFEAAKMTDDKGNIKPDEREKAVHLLHYLATKDENPSESSLVFEKFLCGFPIHKPIQRTVKLSKNLKKEAEDLLNSVLKYWGALKNTSPDGLREGFIKREGKLVLGDESKYRVIVEKKTQDILLEKLPWNHTLIRLPWIDKLVFVEW